From a region of the Streptomyces venezuelae genome:
- a CDS encoding dioxygenase, with translation MRSAPVSRIPALYLSHGAPPLADDPIWPGELAAWSAGLPRPRAILMVSAHWEEAPLALGATERVPLVYDFWGFPERYYQVRYDAPGAPELAASVRKLLRAPGTPVQDIHDRGLDHGAYVPLVEMYPEADIPVLQISLPTLDPARLMDIGRKLAPLRDEGVLIVGSGFFTHNLAALRHTGPGVPAWSAEFDAWGREALAASDVDALLDFEHKSPAGRLAHPRTEHFAPLFVTLGAAESDLTAARTPVDGFWMGLSKRSLQFG, from the coding sequence ATGAGGAGCGCACCCGTGTCCCGTATACCGGCCCTGTATCTGAGCCACGGCGCACCCCCGCTGGCCGACGACCCGATCTGGCCCGGCGAACTCGCCGCCTGGTCGGCCGGCCTGCCCCGCCCCCGGGCGATCCTGATGGTCTCCGCCCACTGGGAGGAGGCCCCGCTCGCCCTCGGCGCCACCGAGCGCGTCCCGCTCGTGTACGACTTCTGGGGCTTCCCGGAGCGCTACTACCAGGTCCGCTACGACGCCCCCGGCGCCCCGGAGCTGGCCGCCTCGGTCCGCAAACTGCTGCGTGCCCCCGGCACCCCGGTCCAGGACATCCACGACCGGGGCCTGGACCACGGGGCGTACGTCCCCCTGGTGGAGATGTACCCGGAGGCCGACATCCCGGTCCTCCAGATCTCCCTGCCCACCCTGGACCCGGCCCGGCTGATGGACATCGGCCGCAAGCTGGCACCGCTGCGCGACGAGGGCGTGCTGATCGTGGGCAGCGGCTTCTTCACGCACAACCTGGCGGCACTGCGCCACACGGGCCCGGGCGTCCCCGCCTGGTCGGCGGAGTTCGACGCGTGGGGCCGCGAGGCCCTGGCGGCGTCCGACGTGGACGCGCTGCTGGACTTCGAGCACAAGTCCCCGGCGGGCCGCCTGGCCCATCCCCGTACGGAGCACTTCGCGCCGCTCTTCGTCACGCTCGGCGCGGCCGAATCCGACCTGACCGCCGCCCGCACCCCGGTGGACGGCTTCTGGATGGGCCTCTCGAAGCGCTCCCTCCAGTTCGGCTAG
- a CDS encoding MFS transporter: protein MSKTAASLAPAADPSRWKALVFIALAQLMVVLDATIVNIALPSAQTDLGISDGNRQWVITAYALAFGGLLLFGGRIADKWGRKNAFVVGLVGFALASALGGAANGEAMMLGARALQGAFGALLAPAALSLLAVMFTDAKERAKAFGIYGAIAGGGGAVGLILGGFLTEYLNWRWTFFVNIPFAIVAAVGAWMVIREPAGSRNRAPLDIPGVILSTTGLVALVYGFTRAESAGWSDALTVGMFVASAVLLAAFVLVESKVKSPLLPLRVLLERNRGGVYLSLGLAVISMFGLFLFLTYYLQVVKGFSPVKTGFAFLPMIAGMITGSTQIGARLMTRVPPRLLMGPGFLVAGLGMLLLTQLEVGSSYPALILPAQLLLGLGMGTAFMPAMSLATHGVNPADAGVASAMVNTSQQVGGAIGTALLNTIAASATTAYLTDHAAQAAAGGPAGQLIQAQAMVEGYASAIWWAVGILVASSVIALTLINTGRPGAGGPVASGSGEDAELKVPVLAH, encoded by the coding sequence ATGTCAAAAACAGCCGCGAGCCTCGCGCCGGCTGCCGATCCCAGCCGCTGGAAGGCACTCGTCTTCATAGCCCTGGCCCAGCTGATGGTCGTCCTCGACGCGACCATCGTGAACATCGCCCTCCCCTCCGCCCAGACCGATCTCGGCATCTCGGACGGCAACCGCCAGTGGGTCATCACCGCGTACGCGCTGGCCTTCGGCGGGCTGCTCCTCTTCGGCGGCCGCATCGCCGACAAGTGGGGCCGTAAGAACGCCTTCGTCGTCGGCCTCGTCGGCTTCGCCCTGGCCTCCGCGCTCGGCGGCGCCGCGAACGGCGAGGCCATGATGCTCGGCGCCCGCGCCCTCCAGGGCGCCTTCGGCGCACTGCTCGCGCCGGCGGCCCTGTCGCTGCTCGCCGTCATGTTCACCGACGCCAAGGAGCGCGCCAAGGCCTTCGGCATCTACGGAGCCATCGCGGGCGGCGGCGGCGCCGTCGGCCTGATCCTCGGCGGCTTCCTGACCGAGTACCTCAACTGGCGCTGGACCTTCTTCGTCAACATCCCCTTCGCGATCGTCGCGGCCGTGGGTGCCTGGATGGTCATCCGTGAGCCCGCCGGCTCCCGCAACCGCGCGCCGCTCGACATCCCGGGCGTGATCCTGTCCACCACCGGTCTCGTCGCCCTCGTGTACGGCTTCACCCGCGCCGAGTCCGCCGGCTGGTCGGACGCGCTGACGGTCGGCATGTTCGTCGCCTCGGCGGTCCTGCTGGCCGCATTCGTCCTCGTCGAGTCGAAGGTGAAGTCCCCGCTGCTGCCGCTGCGCGTCCTGCTGGAGCGCAACCGCGGAGGTGTCTACCTCTCGCTCGGTCTCGCCGTCATCTCGATGTTCGGCCTGTTCCTCTTCCTCACCTACTACCTGCAGGTCGTGAAGGGCTTCTCGCCCGTCAAGACCGGCTTCGCCTTCCTGCCGATGATCGCGGGCATGATCACGGGCTCCACCCAGATCGGCGCCCGCCTGATGACCCGCGTCCCGCCGCGCCTGCTGATGGGCCCGGGCTTCCTGGTGGCCGGCCTCGGCATGCTGCTGCTGACCCAGCTGGAGGTCGGGTCCTCGTACCCGGCGCTGATCCTGCCGGCGCAGCTGCTGCTCGGCCTCGGCATGGGTACGGCCTTCATGCCGGCGATGTCCCTGGCCACCCACGGGGTGAACCCGGCCGACGCCGGTGTCGCCTCCGCCATGGTCAACACCTCGCAGCAGGTCGGCGGCGCCATCGGCACCGCGCTGCTGAACACCATCGCCGCCTCGGCGACCACCGCCTACCTGACCGACCACGCGGCCCAGGCCGCGGCGGGCGGCCCGGCCGGGCAGCTGATCCAGGCGCAGGCCATGGTCGAGGGCTACGCGTCCGCCATCTGGTGGGCGGTCGGCATCCTGGTCGCCAGCTCGGTCATCGCGCTGACGCTGATCAACACCGGCCGTCCGGGCGCCGGCGGCCCGGTGGCCTCCGGTTCCGGCGAGGACGCCGAGCTCAAGGTGCCGGTGCTCGCCCACTGA
- a CDS encoding TetR/AcrR family transcriptional regulator → MKSSTSTAPVAARRTPDRDPDRDRVQVQAPDPARASATGVPRPRADAVRNRERILAAAREAFVESGSAIPFDEVARRAGIGNATLYRHFPDRPTLVHHVVLFTMGRVTASAEASLAEEPDAFAALCRFTHAAADERIGALCPMLADGFDGEHPELLAARVALEEAVVTLLAAGQEAGLVRTDIGVGDLMVALSQLSRPLPGTACPDTDRFAHRHLQLFLDGLRAPARSELPGSATTLDDLRQKTM, encoded by the coding sequence ATGAAGAGCTCCACCAGCACCGCCCCGGTGGCGGCCCGGCGCACCCCGGACCGGGACCCGGACCGGGACCGGGTGCAGGTGCAGGCCCCTGACCCGGCCCGGGCGTCCGCGACCGGTGTCCCGCGGCCGCGCGCCGACGCCGTCCGCAACCGCGAGCGGATCCTGGCGGCGGCCCGCGAGGCCTTCGTCGAATCCGGCTCCGCGATCCCCTTCGACGAGGTCGCCCGCCGGGCGGGCATCGGCAATGCCACGCTCTACCGGCATTTCCCCGACCGCCCCACCCTCGTCCACCACGTCGTCCTCTTCACGATGGGCCGGGTGACGGCCTCGGCCGAGGCCTCCCTCGCCGAGGAGCCCGACGCCTTCGCCGCCCTGTGCCGGTTCACGCACGCGGCCGCGGACGAGCGGATCGGCGCCCTGTGCCCGATGCTCGCCGACGGCTTCGACGGCGAACACCCCGAACTCCTCGCGGCACGCGTGGCGCTGGAGGAGGCCGTCGTGACCTTGCTGGCCGCGGGCCAGGAAGCCGGGCTGGTCCGCACGGACATCGGGGTCGGCGACCTGATGGTCGCCCTGTCCCAGCTCAGCCGCCCCCTCCCCGGCACCGCGTGTCCCGACACCGACCGCTTCGCCCACCGCCATCTCCAGCTCTTCCTCGACGGGTTGAGGGCACCGGCCCGCTCGGAACTCCCGGGTTCGGCGACGACCCTGGACGACCTGCGGCAGAAAACCATGTGA
- a CDS encoding M6 family metalloprotease domain-containing protein, whose translation MPQTRHRIRRPRRTSAYIGLTALALGVTATASTGISSRGNPAAGAVATTVESALAPCRIAGTMGVQMSEGMPTPPGYARSTGEIRALNLMIDFPDAKGEGTAADRMAEFFPQTAEWFRTSSYGRLVYRAEAPIKGWLRMPMPFAAYGIERGSAYEPGYRQLVEHIAKAADPEVDFTRYDLINILVTPNAGPSALDTVLSVTFSGNGEAPVADGVPLANTSFVYSRQDDGSGTYQETGYRVLPHENGHVFGLPDLYTSDGGNTVGHWDIMSEDWGANNDLMGWHKWKLGWLDSTQISCAAKSGTSDHTLSPLGIRGGTKLAFVPLSESAGYAVEVRTRAGNDEAVCKPGVLIYKVDSDVDTGQGPITVSDSATTSGGCTRRPNVHAELSDAPFRPGETFTDEKAGISVSVVGELRNGSYQVRIIRP comes from the coding sequence ATGCCGCAGACCCGCCACCGGATACGCAGACCACGCCGCACCAGCGCGTACATCGGCCTGACCGCGCTGGCCCTCGGCGTCACGGCGACCGCCAGCACGGGCATATCCAGCCGCGGCAACCCGGCGGCCGGAGCGGTGGCCACGACCGTCGAATCGGCTCTCGCACCCTGCAGGATCGCGGGCACCATGGGTGTGCAGATGTCCGAGGGCATGCCGACCCCGCCCGGGTACGCACGCTCGACCGGCGAGATCCGGGCCCTGAACCTGATGATCGACTTCCCTGACGCCAAGGGCGAGGGCACGGCGGCGGACCGGATGGCCGAATTCTTCCCCCAGACGGCCGAATGGTTCCGCACCAGTTCCTACGGCCGGCTGGTCTACCGGGCCGAGGCTCCGATAAAGGGCTGGCTGCGGATGCCGATGCCCTTCGCGGCGTACGGGATCGAACGCGGGTCCGCGTACGAGCCCGGCTACCGGCAGCTCGTCGAGCACATAGCGAAGGCCGCGGACCCCGAGGTGGACTTCACCCGGTACGACCTGATCAACATCCTGGTCACGCCGAACGCCGGTCCGTCCGCCCTGGACACCGTCCTGTCGGTGACCTTCTCGGGCAACGGAGAGGCCCCGGTCGCCGACGGGGTGCCGCTGGCCAACACGTCCTTCGTCTACAGCCGGCAGGACGACGGCTCCGGCACCTACCAGGAGACCGGCTACCGGGTGCTCCCGCACGAGAACGGGCACGTCTTCGGGCTGCCCGACCTCTACACCTCGGACGGCGGCAACACGGTCGGGCACTGGGACATCATGAGCGAGGACTGGGGTGCCAACAACGACCTGATGGGCTGGCACAAGTGGAAGCTGGGCTGGCTGGACAGTACGCAGATCAGCTGTGCGGCCAAGTCGGGCACCAGCGACCACACCCTCTCCCCGCTGGGCATCCGGGGAGGCACCAAGCTGGCCTTCGTCCCGCTGTCGGAGAGCGCCGGGTACGCGGTGGAGGTGCGGACCCGGGCCGGGAACGACGAGGCCGTCTGCAAGCCGGGCGTCCTCATCTACAAAGTGGACTCCGACGTGGACACCGGTCAGGGCCCGATCACCGTGTCGGACAGCGCCACCACGAGCGGCGGCTGCACCCGGCGGCCCAACGTGCACGCGGAGCTCTCGGACGCGCCGTTCCGGCCGGGCGAGACCTTCACCGACGAGAAGGCGGGCATCAGCGTGTCCGTGGTGGGTGAACTGCGCAACGGCAGCTACCAGGTCCGCATCATCCGGCCGTGA
- a CDS encoding thioesterase II family protein, with protein MTSPRVPWWPVLRLREAVTTPRARLLVFPHSGSGPNTLFPVFEPLPDDVEMLGLSLPGRERRFGEPPGCRLDQVLDSVADEVLGRDPLPTVVFGHSLGALLATRAARLLGPHCRAAVVSGQVPGRTPRLAHATNTEEDAVRLLRDGGGTPEWVLNDPDMLAHVTRVLRADIELGREAAAGFEDVRLDVPLHVLGGTADPLVPHEPLDGWAAHTTGTCEVLRFDGDHFFLLADEHRPAVVDVLRRALTEGAEG; from the coding sequence ATGACATCCCCGCGCGTGCCGTGGTGGCCGGTGCTGCGGCTGCGGGAGGCGGTGACCACGCCCCGGGCCCGGCTGCTGGTCTTCCCGCATTCCGGGTCCGGCCCCAACACCCTGTTCCCCGTGTTCGAGCCGCTCCCCGACGACGTGGAGATGCTCGGGCTCTCGCTGCCCGGGCGGGAGCGCCGGTTCGGCGAGCCGCCCGGCTGCCGGCTCGACCAGGTCCTGGACTCCGTCGCCGACGAGGTGCTCGGCCGGGACCCGCTGCCCACGGTGGTCTTCGGGCACAGCCTCGGCGCTCTCCTGGCCACCCGTGCGGCGCGGCTGCTCGGCCCGCACTGCCGGGCGGCCGTCGTCAGCGGGCAGGTCCCCGGCCGGACCCCCCGCCTGGCCCACGCCACCAACACCGAGGAGGACGCGGTCCGGCTGCTGCGGGACGGCGGCGGCACCCCCGAGTGGGTGCTGAACGATCCGGACATGCTGGCGCACGTGACGCGCGTACTGCGGGCGGACATCGAACTGGGCCGGGAGGCCGCGGCGGGATTCGAGGACGTACGGCTCGACGTGCCCCTGCACGTGCTGGGCGGCACGGCGGACCCCCTGGTCCCGCACGAGCCGCTGGACGGCTGGGCCGCCCATACGACCGGGACGTGCGAGGTGCTCCGGTTCGACGGCGACCACTTCTTCCTGCTGGCCGACGAGCACCGCCCCGCGGTCGTGGACGTGCTGCGCCGGGCGCTCACCGAGGGCGCCGAAGGCTGA
- a CDS encoding beta-ketoacyl-ACP synthase III — protein sequence MVGSRVLSFGHYQPPKVLTNADLEQMVDTDDEWIQSRVGIRTRRVAAEDESVSDMATKAARHALANAGLTGADIDFVIVATCTALDRSPNMAARVAAAVGARTPAAIDVNTACSGFPHAMALADQSIRTGSATKALVIGVEKLTDFVDWTDRTTCVLVGDGAGAAVVVASEEPEIGPVVWGSVPEMGQAVRIEAPSHTFAQEGQSVYRWATTKLPEVALQVCERAGVKPEELGGVVLHQANLRIIEPLARKIGAVNAVIAKDVVESGNTSAASIPLALSKLIERGEIEKGSPVLLFAFGGGLSYAGQIVNCP from the coding sequence ATGGTCGGGTCGCGTGTCCTTTCCTTCGGGCACTATCAGCCGCCGAAAGTCTTGACCAACGCCGATCTCGAACAGATGGTCGACACCGACGACGAGTGGATCCAGAGCCGGGTCGGGATCAGGACCCGCCGTGTGGCGGCCGAGGACGAGTCCGTTTCGGACATGGCCACGAAGGCCGCCCGGCACGCACTGGCCAACGCCGGACTCACCGGTGCGGACATCGACTTCGTCATCGTGGCCACCTGCACGGCGCTCGACCGCTCCCCCAACATGGCGGCCCGGGTGGCCGCCGCGGTCGGGGCCAGGACTCCCGCCGCCATCGACGTGAACACGGCCTGCTCCGGATTCCCGCACGCCATGGCACTGGCCGACCAGAGCATACGGACGGGCTCCGCCACCAAAGCCCTGGTCATAGGGGTGGAGAAGCTCACCGACTTCGTCGACTGGACCGACCGCACCACCTGCGTGCTCGTCGGCGACGGCGCGGGCGCGGCCGTGGTCGTGGCCTCCGAGGAACCGGAGATCGGCCCGGTCGTGTGGGGTTCCGTACCCGAGATGGGCCAGGCCGTACGCATCGAGGCGCCGTCCCACACCTTCGCCCAGGAAGGGCAGTCGGTCTACCGCTGGGCCACCACGAAGCTCCCGGAGGTCGCCCTCCAGGTCTGCGAGCGGGCGGGGGTGAAGCCCGAGGAGCTGGGCGGGGTCGTCCTGCACCAGGCCAACCTGCGGATCATCGAGCCCCTGGCGCGCAAGATCGGTGCGGTCAACGCCGTCATCGCCAAGGACGTCGTGGAGTCGGGCAACACCTCGGCCGCCAGCATCCCGCTGGCCCTGTCGAAGCTCATCGAGCGGGGTGAGATCGAGAAGGGGTCGCCCGTGCTGCTCTTCGCGTTCGGCGGGGGCCTGTCCTACGCCGGCCAGATCGTCAACTGCCCGTGA
- the cseB gene encoding two-component system response regulator CseB, translated as MLLVEDDELMRRSFSVALERYGYQVTAAADGLAGLESFRDDHGFDLLILDVMLPGLDGIGLCRRVRETSLVPVLMMSARGDGLDVVAGLEAGADDYVVKPVDTYVLVARIRSLLRRAAYAPGPGGEPAADGQDLLTFGDLTVDTGGMEVCLSGSPVALTPTELKLLLEFAAHPGIVLERHTLLRNVWEYGWDGDSRVVDLAVQRLRRKLGRERIETVRGFGYKLRR; from the coding sequence GTGCTGCTGGTCGAGGACGACGAGCTGATGCGCCGGTCCTTCTCCGTCGCCCTCGAACGCTACGGCTACCAGGTCACGGCCGCGGCCGACGGACTGGCCGGCCTGGAGTCCTTCCGCGACGACCACGGCTTCGACCTGCTGATCCTGGACGTGATGCTGCCCGGCCTCGACGGGATCGGGCTGTGCCGCCGGGTCCGCGAGACCAGCCTGGTGCCGGTGCTGATGATGTCCGCCCGCGGCGACGGCCTCGACGTCGTCGCCGGGCTGGAGGCCGGGGCCGACGACTACGTGGTCAAGCCCGTGGACACCTACGTCCTCGTGGCCCGCATCCGCTCGCTGCTGCGCAGGGCGGCCTACGCCCCCGGCCCGGGCGGCGAGCCCGCCGCCGACGGGCAGGACCTGCTGACCTTCGGGGACCTGACCGTCGACACCGGCGGGATGGAGGTGTGCCTCTCCGGCAGTCCCGTGGCACTCACCCCCACCGAGCTGAAGCTGCTGCTGGAGTTCGCCGCCCACCCGGGCATCGTGCTGGAACGGCACACCCTGCTGCGCAACGTCTGGGAGTACGGCTGGGACGGCGACAGCCGCGTCGTCGACCTGGCCGTGCAGCGGCTGCGCAGGAAACTGGGCCGGGAGCGCATCGAGACGGTCCGCGGCTTCGGCTACAAGCTCCGGCGCTGA
- a CDS encoding sensor histidine kinase, which translates to MNPPHRPKWPARAPLRWKIAALAAATACLVALAVGVLVHVWTAMDIRSRAEMEATNTVYSAMDVYRRTGTLADGAELDPAELPTALRHPAGGDRHVAYDGRVEGNLGPSVWGAQRVAGAGSPVLAVRINMGPRLHDLRRLDASVAVASLVSLAAALPLAVYGAGLVARRLRRVAETAARISAGDLDARTGPALGRARGRDEVTDIAATVDLMADSLGRRLRTERQFTADVAHELRTPVGGLLAAADLLPPGETEDLLRARVRDLRGLVEDLLEISRLDAGAEAPVRARVPLAAVVAEAVARTGLDTEVAVTETPQGPQEPQGPQGPQVQPLQPLESVESVDTVATVETDPRRLERIVGNLVVNAHRHGRTPVRVTVEGRTVVVRDHGPGFPADLLLDGPRRFRTGATERGAGHGLGLTIALGQARVLGAELRLDNAPDGGAVATLRLPR; encoded by the coding sequence GTGAACCCCCCGCACCGGCCGAAGTGGCCGGCCCGTGCGCCCCTGCGCTGGAAGATCGCCGCGCTGGCGGCGGCCACGGCGTGTCTGGTCGCCCTGGCCGTCGGGGTCCTCGTCCACGTGTGGACCGCGATGGACATCCGCAGCCGGGCCGAGATGGAAGCCACCAACACGGTGTACTCCGCCATGGACGTCTACCGGCGCACCGGAACGCTGGCGGATGGCGCCGAGCTCGATCCGGCCGAACTGCCCACCGCCCTGCGCCACCCGGCCGGCGGCGACCGGCACGTGGCCTACGACGGTCGGGTCGAGGGGAACCTCGGGCCGAGCGTCTGGGGCGCCCAGCGGGTCGCCGGCGCGGGCAGCCCGGTGCTGGCCGTGCGGATCAACATGGGCCCGCGACTCCACGACCTGCGCCGCCTCGACGCGAGCGTGGCGGTGGCCTCGCTCGTCTCGCTCGCCGCGGCCCTGCCCCTGGCGGTCTACGGGGCCGGGCTGGTCGCCCGCCGACTGCGCCGGGTCGCCGAGACCGCGGCCCGGATCTCCGCCGGGGACCTGGACGCGCGTACCGGCCCCGCCCTGGGCCGGGCCCGGGGCCGCGACGAGGTGACCGACATCGCCGCCACCGTCGACCTGATGGCCGACAGCCTGGGCCGACGGCTGCGCACCGAGCGGCAGTTCACCGCGGACGTGGCCCACGAACTGCGCACGCCCGTCGGCGGGCTGCTGGCCGCGGCCGACCTGCTGCCGCCCGGCGAGACGGAGGACCTGCTCCGGGCCCGCGTACGGGACCTGCGCGGTCTGGTCGAGGACCTGCTGGAGATCTCCCGGCTGGACGCGGGCGCGGAGGCGCCGGTACGCGCCCGGGTCCCGCTGGCCGCGGTGGTCGCCGAGGCGGTGGCCCGGACCGGTCTCGACACGGAGGTCGCCGTCACCGAGACACCACAGGGACCGCAGGAACCACAGGGACCACAGGGACCACAGGTGCAGCCCTTGCAGCCCTTGGAGTCGGTGGAGTCGGTGGACACCGTGGCGACCGTGGAGACCGATCCGCGGCGCCTGGAGCGGATCGTCGGCAACCTCGTCGTCAACGCGCACCGGCACGGGCGTACCCCGGTACGGGTCACCGTCGAGGGCCGGACCGTCGTCGTCCGCGACCACGGCCCCGGCTTCCCCGCCGACCTGCTGCTCGACGGCCCGCGCCGGTTCCGTACGGGCGCCACGGAGCGGGGCGCGGGGCACGGACTCGGCCTGACCATCGCCCTGGGCCAGGCCCGGGTGCTCGGCGCCGAGCTGCGTCTGGACAACGCCCCGGACGGCGGCGCGGTCGCCACCCTGCGGCTCCCGCGCTGA